The Glycine soja cultivar W05 chromosome 4, ASM419377v2, whole genome shotgun sequence genomic sequence aaaattgcaaaaacggAATAGAGAAGTAAGCAGCATGTTTTATAAACAAAAGCAACAAACTTAATAGGGACATTTAGAATAAATACCCTAAATTTATATTAGGCAGCAACATTTTGTACTTTCCTAGTTgcctctctctcttttatttattagtcaaaGGGCCAAAAAGGTGGTAATTGCCTTCTTGCTATATATGGAGCGGAATATAGGTatgtgaaaaacaaaattaatatatttaatgcataaTATACCATGTTTGCCAACCCAAGTAAGAACACATGTATTCAAAAGCTACACAGATCTGGCCGGCtggtttgaaaaatatttttagcattttttcacttttaatggataaaaaataccactttatttttattattaaatgtaaaaaaaaaactcagttGGACACAGGGTACAAATTTAATTACGTTTCATAAAAaggtaaattattaaattttagtgagagattcacttatatataacaatataacAATTAGAAAAGTTTCTATGAATTatgcaattatttttaaatctgaaaaaatgtataaataaaaaaaattaaagaacataaaagatatattaactattaatgataatttctcttttatactaaataagaataaattaaaggtaataagacttttaaaattgatgacaaaattataaaaaaaacatttaaaataaatatttgatatttgttgATATAGTatgtcaaaatttaaattttaaagtccAATTAAGATTGATTAAGATTTATATCATAATAATGTTATAGTTTAATCTATTTCAATCTTAAAAGTCCAATAAGAATTGACTTCACATTTTACTATTGGATCTCTTGATTTGtgattttctgttttgttttaaatgatTGATCTACAAAAGTTCATTATATTTTCGTGTCAATCTTTTTTCTCCCTGTATAACATTTCTCGTATTAAATTAGCGTACATTATCCTATAAGTgcttaatattttagtttatcttccctaaaaaatatgtcattcttaatttttatttttaaagtacaaattaattatgcgtTTTTTAATCCATATTCGAAAAGGTtgcttaattattataatttaactgttattttcttaatttatatttttaatttttatataaaatacatattCGAACCATCCATGTATAACTCCTAGTTATTTTTAGATAAGAATCTCTCCGTTTTTGGATGAACAGCCCGTCAGAGAAAGAAAGGATCAGAGAatatattaaatagaaaattgttggatactaaaaattatttaaaaactagttatgaatATTGTGATATAAGCGTAACATTTAATACTTTAATGTATTGTATTATACtagtttttgataatttttatttattagtttcttAAGTAATAGTTAAGATAATCATtactagtttttattttttattttttaacctaTCATTtcaccaataataaaaaaaccagCCACATTGTCTCCTAATGCATtattgcattaatttttttaacacagcATAACAATTATGTAAAGAGTCTTGCTTATAATAAGTgcttatgattaaattaaaaaaaagtatttatatattgtgaaaatagaagaatacaaaagaattataaataatacaattttatacATTTCAATAAAAATCTTTCTAATTTAAGGTAATATTTGATAGAaagaaatgatataaaataaaagtgaattgaaataaaaaaaaattaaaataaaatataaaaatatgaatcatATTTCATTTTACTGAttatttcactctttttttttcttttttctagatTCACCTCTAACTAACGGAGGGCAAGCTAGCATTTGCCTTATGTAAGTAGCCTTCAACCCAAGAATAAGAATCCAGCAAGTGCACAGAATTTCTGCAACTCCAACCATTGATGAAGCTTCACGTGcttctttgttttcaaaagaaGAATTTGAGATAACAATTAACTCAGAGAAAGACGAAAAAGATTGCACAATCATTTCTGTTTTTGTGTTAATCATTTCCCGTATTGCGTGATTCTACTACGCTCATGACATGTGTCTAACGTTTCATCTTTCCTTTCTGACATTCACTTCTTTTAACCATTAACTTTTTtcctcagtttttttttttttccgtaagtgcatgcatatttatttccgttaacattaattaatatacaTTGTATTATAAATACATACATTCTTCCATTTGTTGTTATGTTTCTTGTAAATAAAAGACAATATGAAAGGTCCCAATCAAATTGCTCTCTATATATTCCAGGGCCAATGAATGAAGCAAGCCAATGGTATTTTTCTGAATAAATTGAACCGAAGAAGAAAAGCATAATggataaatatttgttatttacttCAATATTAACAAAAGTGGAGAATATAATTCAGTTTAGAATGCCTGTTGAAACCAAACTAATATACAGTactcattaattttatatattatgatgcaatataatatttgtgatttttttattgtatcagTTGGGGATGGAGGAGAGAAAGAAATGGAGAACCATAACAATCTGTTATATTCCACTTTTTTGCCATCAATCATTAAGATTAGAAGAGTATTTTTTGCTGTACTTTGCACTTTGCAGCTTCTGTTTACAAAGTatgtaagtatatatatatatacatatatctcCAGCGCACAAACGCATGTGACAATTACGTTATTCCCAAGTTtgcccttctttttttttgtttcatttttattttttcaccggtataaaatattaacatacatctttcttgttttttttaattgttaaatattaatttgttagttttattaaaaatatcaattgagGATTTGAATCCACAACCTTTCTCCCTTCATTTTTTCCTAACCAGCCAAACTTGATATCTTTCATGTTAACCTACTTCTCAATTGAGAAGAAACGCTAAGGTCTTTAAGTTGTCTTCATTAATTGTTCAACAATGGTTGCAGAATCGACTTCTTTTGAGTTGTCATTGTACACCAACGGAGCAGAATCGTTTTTATGAATTTCACATTTAGAAACGATAACACATAGCATATATGGTTGGTTCAATTAACGTGTAATGTTAATTAGGTCGATTCTCACGGTTTAGTAATTTACTTTTGATAAGCAATTCATGAGCACACCAAAAGTCCTACTTTTTTGGGGGGTAGAGCAATTACTCGTCAATAATACTATTATTCcttaaaatagaataatttcCTCCTCATTCTAAACTTCAATCTATgagactaataaaaaaaacttcaatctAAAAAAGCAAATAAGTTCACGTCTTCCTGTTAGACCATTTAGCCCGTTCGAcaaatcttttttatatataaatttttaattaaaaatatatttaaagaattacgattaatgtatgatttttaaaagaaaaaaaaaaccttctcATGGGTTTAAAAGGGTAACTTTAATACAacgttctaaaaataaaatacaaagagaaagaaatccACTTGTTAAGAATAATTGTCGGTAAATATACttcattcaataattttttttataaatattaaattccgTCTATCTAATTTTCAATTAGTAGTCATTAAGTTTatcaaattttcatctttttaaaaaaagaatatcacattttcatataatttaaaaattagccTATATACTTCATCAATCAACTTCATTTTTGACGAATGAtatggtttttaaaaaatatgtaaaggtTAGTTATGATATTAAGTTACtcataaagtaggtgtagcccATCTTCCATGCATGTtggaaaatttattaataagtatCCATAgaaattgattaagaaaatgagaataatattaaaaaagagaATCTCAGTTCCAAAAAAGAATAGTTTCACGTGGACTGGTTGTTGACCAGCTTGATGTGTACTACTATCTTCGAATTATgaagaaaattttgatttgaagTACTTTTAAATTGATCCAATGATGAAGTATAACGTTACTTAAGTGGTTAGAAAAGATTgaagggagaagaaaaaaaagaggtcACATATCAGAATTTCTCAAAttgacatttttaataaaattaataaaataacatttatctttcaaacaaatttatatcctaattatccattttctttcatatctcttttgagTAGTATGTTGGTAGCATTACTCTAAAAAATGTTGGTagcatttacttttttataataaaaaaaagtttggatGTCATTGCAAAATATAAGTCAACAGGAATTACCACATTACATTTGGTCGAATCTTTCCATACGCATCTTCTCTTATTTAAACTTATCTCATAAAAAAACAGCAAGTTagatatcaaattaaatttgttatgtAAAAAGGATATATAAAGGATTGAGAAGTAAATAAGTAAATGactgtttaaaataaatgtgaCAAAGTATGAATCCTTCTCAAATCAATATGTAAGATAAAAAGACAATTTAGCCCTTGAATTATGTATTTGTTTATATTGttcttacatttttaaaatgattaatttaattcataaatatataaatattataataaattagtcaaatcatttattataaattatgtatGCTATGCATTAATTTATAAGTAAATAATATATGGTTTTAGGATCATAATAGTATTAAGTGTCATATTTAAGGATCAAATTATTAACCTATTTAATTATTAGActaatttatgataatattcGTACATGTATATTAGTcattttattataaacaattGCCTAATTCAGAAACAAAATATACTATTTAACCTAATATAAATGTAAACCATGGAAATAAAAGGGGTGGGATGGAGAATAGaagggaagaaaaagggagaaagACCTACCCCTGATATCATCGATGAGCATGTCAATGCATAAAAAGTGTTGCTCTGTGGTACCCCACCACCCACAAAATCCCATAAACCACACCATACATGCATGCACACCCTCTCATCTACAACTTGTTACAACTTTGGCCATTTCACATACATGCAttgcacatacatacatacatatatatatagagcaCCCCATAAGGCACTGCACCCACTACCATCTTAATAATTTCTCCTTGCTACTTCAATTCTGATTGCAATAACAACAACACCCCCCCTTCCAACATGGGCGGTATCAGCCTTGAGGAAATCAAAAACGAAAACGTCGatctggtatatatatatatatatatattttctctaCCATTCTTCTTCCTATATATACATGTTCCTTTCATTTTGCATTTTTGCATCCTTTGTTCTTCCCAACtccacataatatatatatatatatataacacctCTTGCTCCTACTCAATACTCATATATAGCGATTCTTCCCTTTGTTTTTACAAATATAACTACACAATTTTCTTTCGGAGATTGTACGGATTCATtacttctgattttttttacgTGAGAAcacgaaaaataaaatatgaactattaatttttattataaatataatctaaattaaaatataaaaatcatgtcCCTTATTAAAAAAGATTTGTGGTTTTTTAAGTGACTATATAGGTaactatatataactttttaagtttGATTATTCGTATATAATTTACTTCTGATCTTATccgtaccaaaaaaaataaattacatgtcttgttttcatagaaTAATGGCTTTTACATTTACAACACTTTGTCAATTTAGGAGAAACGTGGTGAACCCGAAACCCCTTTTTACGCTAACTAACACTTATTTTCAATCCGCATCTTCCCTGTTTATGACACTTTGTATTGTTACAGAAATAAAGGATAAGAGAATTTCGATggttgaaatgaaatgaaatcattattattaacttttttatgaataaatactACTAGTATAtagtttctattatttttattgaaaaaaattcttaaatttttaagtaaaatttgactttatatttttagtaactACTGTTTTGTTTATAGTGCTATAAATCagctcatgaaaaaaaaaaaaaagagtgctAGAAATCGACACCTAGCACAGAAAGAAAGGAATCACGACAAATAGTAGGCTTTTCTCTACGGATTATTCTTTTATAAGCTTCCCTTCACGAGCTTTAGACGCGTGTCCCTCACACCATTAACATTCTATTCTATTTCTATGTCCTTTTTCTTTTGCATACGATTCCGAATTACTACTATTTGatcaaaatatttcatattttttaataaaagaaaaaatactcCATTTTTCAATTGGTTTCCGGTTGTCTTACTCTTGCATTGAGATGAGATGCACCCGCAGTGCTTcttgatatatattatttgaattctgATTATGTTTTCTTGAGTTATAATCTTGTCAATCATCACTTGAAATCATCTTaagtatcaattttaaaataattcttccAATACACACTCGAATTAAAATCTATTATTTCCTTTATCAAAGAGTTATACTCACGTAACTTATTTGTTAGTTGCTGCCCAAAATCTTCAGTAGCAGTAGCACTGGGCGAATTCTACTTTATAACCCTGAAAAAATGAAGGAGCTAAGTATATCATCATCATGAATTCGtgatgttaataataataataataataatatgtaacTTAAGATAAAGTTGGTTAATGGTGTTATGTAATTGGAGAAATAACTAGGCAGTGTCCCATTTAATTTCAGGAAAAAATTCCAGTAGAGGAAGTGTTCGAGTCGCTGAAATGTTCAACAGCAGGTCTAACATCAGACGAAGGAGCCAACAGGCTTCAAGTTTTTGGACCAAACAAATTGGAAGAGAAAAAGgtccttttcattttctttgttttggttTCTAATTTCTAATGTTGTCACAGTGCAGTTAAGTTTATAGTTGTTACCACTCATTGAATTGCTTGATGATGATGAACAACAGGAGAGCAAACTTTTGAAGTTTTTGGGTTTCATGTGGAACCCCTTATCATGGGTCATGGAAGCTGCTGCTATAATGGCCATTGCTTTGGCCAATGGTGGAGGAAGGCCTCCGGATTGGCAAGATTTTGTTGGTATCATTGCTCTCTTGTTCATTAACTCCACAATCAGTTTCATTGAAGAAAATAATGCTGGTAATGCTGCTGCTGCACTTATGGCTGGTTTAGCTCCCAAGACTAAGGTAACCTCACTCTAATAATCTAACTTTGTGTCATGCAAGCATGCAACATGCATTGTTTTCAGTTGTAGTAGGATCTCTATGTTTCCCTTCtcactttttggttttaaatacttttttctaaGTCAAGTTCATGCTACTCATCAATTAACTTCTATTAAGTTTTagaaattgttttcaaaataagtgtttttaaaaatagaaacagtTGGGAGATGTTTTCAGTTTTCTCATCTTCTGTTTCATAATGCTCAATCTCTTCCTCAATTCTGTACTCTATGTCTTGCACCACCCTCTGTCAGTTGTCTGAGTAACCTTATTTAGTTgtgttttgaaaaattaaaactagtttctaaaaatagaaatcaaacacaGCCTAAATGTTTGTTGGTGCAACAAAAAATTCAGGTTCTTAGAGATGGGAGATGGACTGAACAAGATGCTGCAATTTTGGTCCCGGGAGACATAATCAGCATCAAACTGGGAGATATCATTCCTGCTGATGCACGTCTTCTGGAGGGTGATGCTTtgagtgttgatcagtctgctTTGACTGGAGAGTCTCTTCCAGTAACAAAGAATCCCTCTGAGGAAGTGTTTTCTGGATCAACCGTTAAGAAGGGTGAGATAGAAGCAGTGGTGATTGCCACTGGAGTGCACACCTTTTTTGGCAAAGCTGCTCATCTGGTTGACAGCACAAACCAAGTTGGTCACTTCCAGAAAGTGCTTACAGCAATTGGTAACTTCTGCATTTGCTCCATCGCGGTGGGAATAATCATTGAGCTCATAGTCATGTACCCAATACAACACCGCAAGTACAGAGATGGGATTGACAATCTGTTGGTTCTTTTGATTGGAGGAATTCCAATTGCCATGCCAACTGTTCTGTCTGTCACTATGGCTATTGGTTCTCACAGGCTTTCGCAGCAAGGTGCCATTACAAAACGTATGACGGCTATCGAGGAAATGGCAGGAATGGATGTCCTCTGCAGTGACAAAACTGGAACTCTCACCTTAAATAAGCTCAGTGTTGACAAAAACCTGATTGAGGTTTTTGCCAAGGGTGTTGAGAAGGACTATGTTATCCTTCTTGCTGCAAGGGCTTCTAGGACTGAGAATCAGGATGCTATAGATGCTGCAATTGTTGGTATGCTTGCTGATCCAAAGGAGGTAAATATGCCAACATGATTATCTCTTATGATTTGGGATGAATGGTGATAAATAAATTCACTTTTACTGTGAACTGATCAGGCACGAGCTGGTATCAGGGAGGTCCACTTTCTTCCATTCAATCCTGTGGACAAGAGGACTGCTCTAACTTACATTGATTCTGATGGAAATTGGCATCGATCTAGCAAAGGTGCTCCTGAGCAGGTAAACATGTGGCTATTTGGCACCATTTGGTTACATTTGTGAAGATTTTAGATGACtaataagttttcttttttcctggCTTAGATATTGAACCTCTGCAACTGCAAAGAGGATGTAAGGAAAAGGGTTCATGGAACGATTGACAAGTTTGCTGAGCGTGGACTCCGTTCTTTAGGTGTTGCTAGACAGGTTAGCAAAACTGATATTAACATTTCTAGTTTCCAACCTATTATTTCAATTCCCTTCATTTATTGCTGTTTGTATGGTATGTCTATAACAGGAAGTACCTGAGAAAAACAAGGATAGTCCTGGTGCACCATGGCAATTTGTTGGTCTGCTACCACTTTTTGATCCTCCAAGGCATGACAGTGCGGAAACCATCACAAGAGCTCTGAACCTTGGTGTGAATGTTAAGATGATCACTGGTAAGATTGGAGGGAGGTGTTACATTCTTGCAGTTCGTATTTTCAACTATAAATGAAATCATGTAGCTCAGAATTTGTTTGTGGGCTTCTTGTTCTCTAGGTGATCAGCTTGCCATTGCCAAAGAAACTGGCCGAAGGCTTGGGATGGGAACAAACATGTACCCATCTTCTTCATTGCTTGGCCAAAGCAAGGATGCTGCTGTTTCAGCTGTTCCAGTTGATGAATTGATTGAGAAGGCTGATGGATTTGCTGGAGTATTCCCTGGTAGGTCCTTGTCcttgataataataatgatgatggtACTTGGTAGCATCACTCTATCAGTATCACACATAGTTTCTTGCTTTCAACTATTTCAAACATCCTTTAACTTTTCGAATTGCCTTGCATTTGGCAAcattttaatcctttttttttctctctttctatgACATGGCAGAACACAAATATGAAATCGTGAAGAGGCTGCAAGAGAGGAAGCATATTTGTGGAATGACAGGTGATGGTGTCAACGATGCTCCTGCATTAAAGAAAGCAGACATTGGAATTGCTGTTGCTGATGCTACAGATGCTGCAAGAAGTGCTTCTGACATTGTCCTCACTGAACCTGGTCTGAGTGTCATTATTAGTGCAGTGCTAACCAGCAGGGCAATTTTCCAAAGGATGAAGAATTATACTGTTAGTTTCCATGCATGATTTAATTGCTTGACTTTGTTTTATTGTCTTTAACAATCTAAACTCAGACATGTTGGTTGCTGATTCTGGCAGATCTATGCAGTGTCAATCACCATTCGTATAGTAGTAAGTGCAGAAAATATATTAACTCATAAAAAACATTCTTTACATGCTTATATATACATGATTCATATAATTTATGTGATCTATTTCTCTTTGTGGCAGTTTGGTTTCATGTTTATTGCATTGatttggaaatttgattttgcACCCTTCATGGTGTTGATTATTGCCATACTAAACGATGGTAAGATGATATTCACTTAACTTTCATTCTATTTACTTTGACTATGCTGtgaaaatgtttaatttaatttccttCACCCTTATACCTTAGGTACCATCATGACAATATCCAAGGATCGAGTGAAACCATCTCCAATGCCAGACAGCTGGAAGCTGAGGGAGATATTTGCCACTGGTATTGTGCTAGGAAGTTACATGGCACTAATGACAGTAGTATTTTTCTG encodes the following:
- the LOC114409039 gene encoding plasma membrane ATPase 4-like, coding for MGGISLEEIKNENVDLEKIPVEEVFESLKCSTAGLTSDEGANRLQVFGPNKLEEKKESKLLKFLGFMWNPLSWVMEAAAIMAIALANGGGRPPDWQDFVGIIALLFINSTISFIEENNAGNAAAALMAGLAPKTKVLRDGRWTEQDAAILVPGDIISIKLGDIIPADARLLEGDALSVDQSALTGESLPVTKNPSEEVFSGSTVKKGEIEAVVIATGVHTFFGKAAHLVDSTNQVGHFQKVLTAIGNFCICSIAVGIIIELIVMYPIQHRKYRDGIDNLLVLLIGGIPIAMPTVLSVTMAIGSHRLSQQGAITKRMTAIEEMAGMDVLCSDKTGTLTLNKLSVDKNLIEVFAKGVEKDYVILLAARASRTENQDAIDAAIVGMLADPKEARAGIREVHFLPFNPVDKRTALTYIDSDGNWHRSSKGAPEQILNLCNCKEDVRKRVHGTIDKFAERGLRSLGVARQEVPEKNKDSPGAPWQFVGLLPLFDPPRHDSAETITRALNLGVNVKMITGDQLAIAKETGRRLGMGTNMYPSSSLLGQSKDAAVSAVPVDELIEKADGFAGVFPEHKYEIVKRLQERKHICGMTGDGVNDAPALKKADIGIAVADATDAARSASDIVLTEPGLSVIISAVLTSRAIFQRMKNYTIYAVSITIRIVFGFMFIALIWKFDFAPFMVLIIAILNDGTIMTISKDRVKPSPMPDSWKLREIFATGIVLGSYMALMTVVFFWIMKDTDFFSDKFGVRSIRNSPGEMMAALYLQVSIISQALIFVTRSRSWSYVERPGLLLLSAFMIAQLVATFLAVYANWGFARIQGMGWGWAGVIWLYSLVTYIPLDILKFAIRYVLSGKAWDNLLENKTAFTTKKDYGKEEREAQWATAQRTLHGLQPPETTNLFNDKNSYRELSEIAEQAKRRAEVARLRELHTLKGHVESVVKLKGLDIDTIQQHYTV